One region of bacterium genomic DNA includes:
- a CDS encoding DegT/DnrJ/EryC1/StrS family aminotransferase — protein MNIYNEELKEIIDLWNLKPEVKKKIFNLLDENPSIKPAHLFRYYCPDEKQNKVGKLEKMFTQKFNSKYALAVNSGTSSLLAALVACDIGPGDEVIVPGYTFFASASVVVVAKAIPVIAEIDETLTLDVKDVEKKITPQTKAIIPVHMRGLPSNMDGIMKIAKKYKLKIIEDVAQAAGGKYKDKYLGTFGDAGCFSLDAYKIIATGEGGMLLTDDEKTYIKAQSWHDTAACWRPNRYEKERMQGELFCGENYRLSQVQGAIGIAQMKKLNKYITKLRKNKKILMESLEGKLKTQTLAPINDIEGDCSTNLILLSKTSEKTKEKLETLKKKGVPAGGIYDQTVRDWHIYKFWEHILQKKTPTEEGCPFTCPYYKGELPDYNQNMCPQTLSILERVISISINENWTRQDIKKIAETIIENQ, from the coding sequence ATGAATATCTATAACGAAGAATTGAAAGAAATTATTGATTTATGGAACCTAAAACCTGAGGTTAAAAAAAAGATTTTTAACCTACTTGATGAAAATCCCTCTATAAAACCTGCTCACCTTTTCCGTTATTATTGTCCCGACGAAAAACAGAATAAGGTCGGTAAATTAGAGAAAATGTTTACTCAAAAATTTAATTCAAAATACGCCCTTGCTGTCAACTCTGGAACATCTTCTTTATTAGCAGCTCTTGTTGCCTGTGACATTGGTCCTGGAGATGAAGTTATAGTGCCTGGGTACACTTTTTTTGCTAGCGCCTCTGTGGTTGTTGTAGCAAAGGCTATCCCTGTAATTGCAGAAATAGATGAAACCCTAACTTTAGATGTAAAAGATGTAGAGAAAAAAATAACCCCTCAGACAAAAGCCATTATCCCTGTTCATATGAGAGGATTACCAAGCAATATGGACGGAATAATGAAAATAGCTAAAAAATATAAACTAAAAATCATTGAAGACGTAGCACAGGCAGCAGGCGGAAAATATAAAGACAAATATTTAGGAACCTTTGGAGATGCAGGATGTTTTAGTCTTGATGCGTACAAGATAATCGCAACTGGTGAAGGCGGCATGCTTTTAACCGATGACGAAAAAACCTATATTAAAGCTCAAAGTTGGCACGATACGGCAGCTTGTTGGAGACCCAACAGATATGAAAAAGAAAGAATGCAAGGAGAACTTTTCTGTGGAGAAAATTATCGGCTCAGCCAAGTACAAGGTGCTATAGGTATTGCACAAATGAAAAAACTCAATAAGTATATAACTAAACTTAGAAAGAATAAAAAGATTCTTATGGAATCCTTGGAAGGAAAACTTAAAACTCAAACCTTAGCCCCAATAAACGATATAGAAGGCGATTGCTCCACAAACTTAATTCTTCTTTCTAAAACTTCTGAAAAAACAAAAGAAAAACTTGAAACTCTTAAAAAGAAAGGAGTACCTGCAGGCGGCATATACGACCAAACAGTAAGAGATTGGCATATTTACAAGTTCTGGGAACACATTTTGCAGAAGAAAACGCCCACAGAAGAAGGGTGCCCTTTCACCTGCCCCTACTACAAAGGAGAATTGCCTGACTACAACCAGAATATGTGCCCCCAAACCCTTAGCATACTTGAACGGGTTATAAGCATATCAATAAATGAAAACTGGACCAGGCAAGATATCAAAAAAATTGCTGAAACAATAATAGAAAACCAGTAA
- a CDS encoding helical backbone metal receptor, protein MKRKIIFLISLGVIILLFFLLPNSKKDNTIVPKNESKLRIISLGPYVTENLFLLGMDKNIIGLTIHDLPERKKRKEIIGTLIAPNIEKILTLKPDIVIGAKEGNKPETIYELQKLGIRTLTLKELYSFDDINNNFLALGEILNVKKIAENIISRNLTELNQILDKPEEEKKKKVFFILGFNPLITTGRNTYINEMISFAGGENIFKDIEKKWFTCSFEEVVRRNPDVILFIGMDKDTNFFDNRLSEIGGIKESSCYEMEDTVIGSPTPETFVNSVKKLNELFYKLP, encoded by the coding sequence ATGAAAAGAAAAATAATTTTCCTTATTAGTTTGGGTGTTATTATACTTCTTTTTTTTCTTCTACCAAACTCCAAAAAAGATAACACCATTGTACCTAAAAACGAATCTAAATTAAGAATAATATCACTTGGTCCTTATGTTACTGAAAACCTGTTTCTGCTTGGAATGGACAAAAATATAATTGGTTTAACAATTCACGACCTTCCTGAGAGAAAAAAAAGGAAAGAAATTATAGGCACCCTTATTGCTCCCAACATAGAAAAAATACTTACCTTAAAACCAGATATCGTTATCGGCGCAAAAGAAGGTAATAAACCAGAAACAATATACGAACTTCAGAAGTTAGGAATAAGAACCCTTACATTAAAAGAACTCTACTCATTTGATGATATTAACAACAATTTTCTTGCATTGGGAGAAATCCTTAATGTTAAAAAAATAGCTGAAAATATTATTTCAAGAAACCTAACAGAACTAAATCAAATATTAGACAAACCAGAAGAAGAAAAGAAGAAGAAAGTTTTTTTCATACTTGGTTTCAACCCTCTTATTACAACTGGAAGGAATACCTATATAAACGAAATGATATCTTTTGCAGGTGGTGAAAACATTTTCAAAGATATAGAGAAAAAATGGTTCACTTGCTCTTTTGAAGAAGTTGTCAGAAGAAATCCAGATGTTATACTATTTATAGGAATGGATAAAGATACCAACTTTTTTGATAACAGACTTTCCGAAATAGGTGGAATAAAAGAATCTTCCTGTTACGAAATGGAAGATACCGTTATTGGTAGCCCCACACCAGAAACTTTTGTTAACTCAGTTAAAAAATTAAACGAACTATTTTACAAGCTACCTTAA
- a CDS encoding glycine--tRNA ligase subunit alpha — translation MTFQDIWRNLENYWLSRGCYLWHPYNVEVGAGTLNPATFFGILGEKEWNVVYMEPSVRPADGRYGDNPIRLYMHHQIQVIMKPPPQDIQEIYLKSLSSIGIDVAKHDIRFIEDNWEAPTLGAWGVGWEVWLDGLEITQFTYMQQAGGIDLSPPSVEITYGLDRISNFIQKKSNVYQLLWSNNVSYGELYKDREKDYSIYGFDKADTDMLFELFEKFEREAERILGEKVLYPAFDYVLKLSHIFNLLDARTAISVSERVRFIGRVRKLARICAELYLDRKNVIIE, via the coding sequence ATTACCTTTCAGGATATCTGGAGAAATTTGGAGAACTACTGGTTAAGTAGAGGTTGTTACCTTTGGCACCCATATAATGTAGAGGTGGGAGCGGGCACTCTTAACCCAGCAACTTTTTTTGGTATTCTTGGAGAAAAGGAGTGGAATGTTGTTTATATGGAGCCTTCTGTTAGACCAGCTGATGGAAGGTATGGGGATAATCCAATAAGACTATATATGCATCACCAAATACAGGTTATTATGAAACCTCCTCCACAGGACATACAAGAGATTTATCTTAAAAGTCTTTCATCTATAGGTATAGATGTTGCAAAACATGATATAAGGTTTATTGAGGATAATTGGGAGGCTCCAACCTTAGGTGCGTGGGGAGTAGGGTGGGAGGTTTGGCTTGATGGGCTTGAGATTACTCAATTCACTTATATGCAACAAGCTGGTGGAATAGATCTCTCTCCACCTTCAGTTGAAATTACGTACGGGTTGGATAGAATATCAAACTTTATTCAAAAAAAGAGTAATGTTTATCAACTTTTATGGAGTAATAATGTTTCTTATGGTGAACTTTACAAAGATAGAGAGAAAGATTATTCTATTTATGGTTTTGATAAAGCAGATACAGATATGCTTTTTGAATTGTTTGAAAAATTTGAAAGAGAAGCAGAAAGAATTCTCGGAGAGAAAGTTTTGTACCCTGCGTTCGATTATGTTTTGAAACTTTCACACATATTTAATCTTCTGGATGCAAGAACGGCGATAAGCGTTAGTGAAAGGGTAAGGTTTATAGGAAGAGTGAGAAAACTTGCAAGGATTTGTGCTGAACTTTACCTTGACAGAAAAAATGTTATAATAGAGTAA
- a CDS encoding DUF11 domain-containing protein: MEVKSKSLFNKKKRKKGGEIMRKVLLISSIIAISALMFAPMAMAKGTPAGTEIKNKAYADYKDANGNDKSRVYSNEVTTVVSQVAAINITPNTGNQSGVAGSEVAYPVTICNDGNGDDTFTLGVADTTWTSKIYFDTNGDGVWDPLTETTEVTSTTLLAADACYKVIVVTTIPPTAADGAESTATLTATSTFDNTVKETGTYKTTSLKAVFSIVKSVVDTPANPVPGDIITYRVNGENTGSADAEDIRAEDTIPTGTTYVAGSMRYGPITTTYSTATALTDANDGTEQDGIGGYFDGTKVIYTRETFPAGEKGSFFFQVKVNDTITEGTNITNTLTAYHKHIDLPTEYTTTSNTTTTTVGSKPAIEVKDNGIYSGDPGTQIVHAFTATNKGNAPDTINITYSSGLGWTWKFWVDVDGNGIPGTDGDYEIYDTNSDGIIDTGVLAANGGFINILAVATIPVGTTDANVDTTTVTGTSVKDNTLTDAITITTTCKAPVLSLSKTVSPEGPQPPGTELTYTVTATNTGSGNATSIIIYDVVPQYTTYVTGSIKTGDTVATLITRTDASDNDGGSYDSNSKTIRAGGSGTPLTLGQNGTWVLQFKVTID; the protein is encoded by the coding sequence ATGGAAGTAAAAAGTAAAAGTTTGTTTAATAAAAAGAAAAGAAAAAAAGGAGGTGAAATAATGAGAAAAGTTCTTTTAATTTCAAGCATAATAGCAATCTCAGCACTTATGTTTGCGCCTATGGCAATGGCTAAAGGAACTCCAGCTGGCACTGAGATTAAAAACAAAGCATACGCTGATTATAAAGATGCAAACGGCAACGATAAAAGCAGAGTATACTCAAACGAAGTAACTACTGTAGTTAGCCAGGTTGCAGCTATAAACATAACACCTAACACTGGTAACCAAAGTGGTGTTGCAGGTAGCGAAGTTGCTTATCCAGTAACAATATGTAACGATGGCAACGGAGACGATACCTTTACTCTCGGTGTAGCAGATACAACCTGGACATCAAAAATATATTTTGATACCAACGGCGACGGTGTTTGGGACCCACTTACAGAAACAACTGAGGTAACAAGTACAACTCTACTTGCAGCTGATGCTTGTTATAAGGTTATTGTTGTTACAACAATACCTCCAACAGCAGCAGATGGAGCAGAGAGTACTGCAACTTTAACTGCTACATCAACTTTTGATAACACAGTTAAAGAGACAGGTACATATAAGACAACCTCATTAAAAGCTGTATTTAGTATAGTGAAATCTGTGGTTGACACTCCAGCAAACCCGGTACCTGGTGATATCATAACTTACAGAGTTAACGGTGAGAATACCGGTAGCGCTGATGCAGAAGATATTAGAGCTGAAGATACTATCCCTACTGGAACAACTTATGTTGCTGGAAGTATGAGATATGGGCCCATAACAACTACATACTCCACTGCAACAGCTCTTACTGACGCTAACGATGGAACTGAACAAGATGGTATAGGCGGTTACTTTGACGGAACTAAGGTTATATATACAAGAGAAACCTTCCCAGCAGGAGAAAAAGGTTCTTTCTTCTTCCAGGTAAAAGTGAACGACACAATAACTGAAGGCACAAATATTACCAACACGTTGACTGCATACCACAAACATATTGATTTGCCTACAGAATATACAACAACCAGTAATACAACTACAACTACAGTAGGTTCTAAACCAGCTATAGAGGTAAAAGACAACGGTATATACTCAGGTGACCCCGGTACTCAGATTGTCCACGCCTTTACTGCTACAAACAAAGGGAACGCACCTGATACAATCAATATAACCTACTCATCTGGATTGGGCTGGACTTGGAAATTTTGGGTAGACGTTGATGGTAATGGTATCCCCGGCACAGACGGCGATTACGAAATTTACGACACAAACTCTGACGGCATAATAGATACAGGAGTCCTTGCTGCAAACGGTGGGTTTATAAACATCCTTGCGGTTGCAACGATACCTGTTGGCACAACAGATGCTAATGTTGATACCACTACCGTTACAGGAACTTCTGTTAAAGATAACACCTTAACAGATGCAATAACTATAACTACAACCTGTAAAGCACCTGTATTATCTCTTAGCAAAACAGTGTCACCAGAAGGACCTCAACCTCCAGGAACTGAACTTACTTACACAGTAACTGCTACCAATACAGGTTCTGGAAACGCAACATCTATTATTATTTATGATGTTGTACCTCAATATACTACTTATGTGACTGGTAGTATCAAAACAGGTGATACTGTTGCGACTTTGATAACAAGAACCGATGCTTCAGATAATGATGGAGGTAGTTATGACTCCAACTCCAAAACAATAAGAGCAGGCGGTTCAGGTACACCTTTAACACTTGGGCAGAACGGAACTTGGGTGCTCCAGTTTAAGGTAACGATTGATTAA
- a CDS encoding carboxypeptidase regulatory-like domain-containing protein, translating to MIIGVIKKLLRYKRPAAVAVVSMLFFAYTIALFAAPTPPGTPIINIASVEYKDANLNPYDGDTPPVTTITTERTQGIIEFFNENWEPKSVYKVGETLYIQVTDLDQNIYRDIEETVTITLTDSQTGDTETITLYETGIDTGVFRGSIPTTSAPSVPNNDILSVRENTIIKAIYTDPLDPQPVVESVAYIDPYGIVFDSITGNPIEGVVVTLMDASTGVAADLPFDPNPVTTDSDGKYAFPLVPPGIFYLSLSSLPEGYTYPSVVPTLEMPSGYEIVNGSRGENFELTPLTPPLNIDIPIDPKASEFSITKTANRTTASIGDIIRYSVKITNQGNVDITNISVTDVMPHSISYVEGSTKFDSLPAPNPTITGRTLVWDIPIINSNTSIEITYNAIISVGTKKGDAKNRVIATGTSVGKSISSPPVSFTIKINEGVFTSKGTIIGKVFLDNNRNKIQDTDESGIKGVVLYTQDGTRIVTDEQGKYSIPGVTPGTHIIRIDKTTIPDGLKPYPISNRFMGNNISQFADILPGGLFRADFALIEEDISKDETPTTINTIQIASFQKRDTKNAILTAQKLEKEGFKNLRVELIQDKLTLRMGNYNSTADAQVDLKKIKKDYSSAFVRRAYILPDRVVYPDVSQKTDETIVKEVVETPVAPQTQEEKLELLKEDIVNMVPELDFISPLDGTYLPKKSTNVMFKAPLNTAVTLYLNGTKVEDTKLGMKLESNRSRTSVYEYIGLQLKQGASNIFKIEVVDQFGNVRGVKEVTVTTPDNPFEIVVNPKEKKVQADGISILEVEAFIKDKNGNLLEYPTSFTVETSVGEIVTKDIDKSTQGIQVSCNKGVAKFQILSPISPSLSTIKVYYDNLVGENTVFFSPYLRPLMLIGYGEVALGYSRTKGNTSYLDKNWMKQEGLGVAGRGALFAKGDIGNGFLLTASFDTAKEKDDDFFHERVKNTETEDKYPIYGDDSKLEYEAESKDRMYIRVDKDESHIMYGDIRTGFNDSKLNSYERTFTGLKSEIKKEDFSFKSFLSHTNQVQKIDTFPAKGISGYYYLTSRSVIEGSDMVIIETRDRNRPEKILTKDRMRRGNDYVIDYDIGGILFKRAIPSHDSNLNPIFTG from the coding sequence ATGATAATAGGAGTAATTAAAAAACTTTTGAGGTATAAAAGACCGGCGGCAGTAGCTGTTGTAAGTATGCTGTTTTTTGCTTACACTATTGCTCTTTTTGCGGCACCTACGCCGCCGGGCACTCCTATTATTAATATTGCTTCAGTTGAATATAAAGATGCCAACTTGAACCCTTATGATGGAGATACCCCACCTGTAACAACTATTACTACAGAAAGAACTCAAGGTATTATAGAGTTTTTCAACGAGAATTGGGAACCCAAATCTGTATATAAGGTAGGCGAAACGTTATATATACAGGTAACAGATTTAGACCAGAACATTTACAGAGATATAGAAGAGACAGTAACCATAACCCTTACAGATAGCCAAACAGGTGATACAGAAACTATAACACTTTATGAAACAGGGATTGATACAGGTGTTTTTAGGGGCTCTATACCTACAACTTCTGCTCCTTCTGTTCCAAACAACGATATTCTATCAGTAAGAGAAAACACTATTATTAAAGCCATATATACCGACCCTCTCGACCCACAACCTGTGGTTGAAAGTGTTGCTTATATAGACCCTTATGGAATTGTTTTTGACTCTATTACAGGCAACCCAATAGAGGGTGTGGTTGTAACCCTGATGGATGCAAGTACAGGGGTAGCAGCTGACTTACCTTTTGACCCTAACCCTGTTACAACCGATTCTGACGGAAAATACGCTTTTCCTCTGGTCCCACCCGGAATATTTTATCTTTCATTATCTTCTCTACCAGAAGGTTATACTTACCCTTCAGTTGTTCCTACCTTAGAGATGCCTTCAGGGTACGAAATAGTCAACGGTTCAAGGGGCGAGAATTTTGAACTTACACCTTTAACTCCACCTTTAAATATAGATATCCCTATAGACCCAAAAGCATCAGAGTTTAGCATAACAAAAACAGCCAATAGAACAACTGCTTCTATAGGCGATATTATCAGATATTCCGTAAAAATAACCAACCAAGGTAATGTTGATATAACCAACATAAGTGTTACAGACGTGATGCCGCATAGTATAAGTTATGTTGAAGGTTCCACAAAGTTTGATTCTTTACCCGCACCCAACCCAACAATTACAGGTAGAACACTTGTTTGGGATATACCTATAATCAACTCCAACACTTCTATAGAAATAACATATAACGCCATAATCAGTGTTGGTACTAAAAAAGGTGACGCTAAAAACAGAGTTATAGCAACTGGAACAAGTGTTGGTAAAAGCATTTCTTCACCTCCAGTATCTTTCACTATAAAAATTAATGAAGGTGTTTTCACTTCAAAAGGCACTATTATAGGTAAAGTTTTCCTTGATAATAACAGAAACAAAATTCAAGACACTGACGAATCAGGTATAAAAGGTGTTGTCTTATATACTCAAGATGGTACACGGATTGTAACCGATGAACAAGGAAAATACTCAATACCTGGTGTTACTCCCGGCACTCATATAATAAGGATCGATAAGACAACTATTCCCGACGGATTAAAACCATACCCTATATCAAACAGGTTTATGGGTAACAATATCTCACAATTTGCTGATATACTCCCAGGTGGACTATTTAGGGCTGATTTTGCTTTAATAGAAGAAGATATATCTAAAGACGAAACACCTACAACTATAAATACCATACAGATAGCTTCTTTCCAAAAAAGAGATACTAAAAACGCTATACTTACCGCACAAAAATTAGAGAAAGAAGGATTTAAGAACCTTAGGGTTGAACTTATACAAGATAAACTAACTTTAAGAATGGGTAACTATAACTCAACAGCAGATGCACAAGTTGACCTTAAAAAAATTAAAAAGGACTACTCGAGTGCGTTTGTCAGAAGGGCGTATATACTTCCTGATAGAGTTGTTTATCCAGATGTTTCACAAAAAACTGATGAGACCATTGTAAAAGAAGTTGTAGAAACACCGGTCGCACCACAAACTCAAGAAGAAAAACTGGAGTTATTAAAGGAAGATATAGTAAATATGGTACCTGAACTTGATTTTATTTCTCCTTTAGATGGGACATATCTACCTAAAAAATCTACCAACGTAATGTTTAAGGCGCCTTTAAATACTGCAGTTACTTTATATCTTAACGGTACAAAAGTAGAAGATACAAAATTAGGTATGAAACTTGAAAGCAACCGTTCAAGAACATCTGTATATGAATATATAGGTCTACAATTAAAGCAGGGAGCCAGCAACATTTTTAAGATTGAAGTTGTTGACCAGTTTGGAAACGTTAGAGGTGTAAAAGAGGTTACAGTTACAACTCCAGATAACCCGTTTGAGATTGTGGTCAACCCAAAAGAAAAGAAGGTTCAAGCAGACGGAATATCTATACTTGAAGTGGAAGCATTTATTAAAGATAAAAACGGTAACCTGCTTGAATATCCTACCTCTTTTACTGTTGAAACAAGTGTAGGCGAAATAGTTACCAAAGATATAGACAAATCAACCCAAGGTATACAAGTATCTTGTAATAAAGGGGTAGCAAAATTCCAGATTTTATCTCCAATATCTCCTTCTTTATCCACAATAAAGGTTTATTATGACAATTTGGTTGGTGAAAATACAGTATTCTTCTCTCCTTACCTGCGTCCTCTAATGCTTATAGGTTATGGAGAGGTTGCTCTTGGGTATAGCAGAACAAAAGGCAACACATCTTACCTTGATAAAAACTGGATGAAACAAGAAGGTCTTGGGGTTGCAGGAAGAGGTGCGCTTTTTGCTAAAGGAGATATAGGTAACGGTTTCCTTCTTACGGCGTCTTTTGATACTGCAAAAGAGAAGGATGACGATTTCTTTCATGAAAGAGTTAAAAACACAGAAACAGAAGACAAATACCCTATATACGGTGATGATAGCAAACTCGAATATGAAGCCGAATCAAAAGACAGAATGTATATAAGGGTAGATAAAGACGAATCCCATATTATGTATGGAGATATACGGACAGGGTTTAACGATTCAAAACTTAACTCTTACGAAAGAACTTTTACAGGGTTAAAATCAGAAATCAAGAAAGAGGATTTTTCTTTCAAGAGCTTCTTGAGCCATACCAACCAGGTCCAAAAAATTGATACCTTCCCAGCAAAAGGTATATCTGGTTACTACTATCTTACCAGCAGGTCTGTTATTGAAGGTAGCGATATGGTTATTATTGAAACACGAGATAGAAACCGACCAGAAAAAATACTTACAAAAGATAGAATGAGAAGAGGTAACGACTACGTTATAGATTATGATATTGGTGGTATTTTATTCAAAAGAGCTATACCTTCTCACGATAGCAACCTTAACCCTATCTTTACCGGGTAA
- a CDS encoding ABC transporter ATP-binding protein yields the protein MLKLKNLSFSYKTTPVLGNISTEIKQGEFLGIIGPNGSGKTTLLKLIVRILTPSKGNIFLDTKNIKDIPYSTYSQKVSFLPSNLETHFPYTVEEFISTGRAPYINRYGILNAEDLQIIEETMALFELKDYNNLNITELSDGEKQKVFLAQTVVQQPALLILDEPTSHLDIGHSYKIMDIIKELNNKGTTIISVLHNLNLASEYCSNLTLMNIGKIVSSGSPSDVLTYQNIEETYKTKVLVYKNPHSGKPYVFGLPAHQLKNSKT from the coding sequence ATGTTAAAACTAAAAAACCTAAGTTTTTCGTATAAAACAACTCCAGTATTAGGGAACATATCAACTGAAATAAAACAAGGCGAATTTCTAGGGATAATCGGTCCTAACGGTTCTGGTAAAACTACTCTACTAAAGTTAATCGTAAGAATATTAACTCCTTCAAAAGGCAATATTTTTCTTGATACAAAAAATATAAAAGATATACCCTACTCAACATATTCGCAGAAAGTTTCCTTCCTACCCTCAAACCTTGAAACCCATTTCCCTTACACAGTTGAAGAATTCATTTCAACAGGCAGAGCTCCTTATATAAATAGATACGGTATCCTGAATGCGGAAGACCTCCAAATAATTGAAGAAACAATGGCTCTTTTTGAATTAAAAGATTACAACAACTTAAATATAACAGAACTTTCTGATGGAGAAAAACAGAAAGTTTTTCTTGCGCAAACAGTCGTTCAACAACCCGCTTTACTAATTCTTGACGAACCCACATCTCACCTTGATATAGGTCACAGTTACAAAATTATGGATATAATAAAAGAACTAAACAATAAAGGAACAACCATTATATCAGTTTTGCATAACCTAAACCTTGCATCAGAGTATTGTAGCAACCTTACTCTTATGAATATAGGCAAGATAGTTTCCTCAGGTAGCCCTTCTGATGTCTTAACCTACCAAAATATAGAAGAAACATATAAAACAAAAGTTTTAGTCTACAAAAACCCTCATTCAGGCAAACCTTACGTCTTTGGACTTCCAGCCCACCAATTAAAAAACTCTAAAACTTGA
- a CDS encoding iron ABC transporter permease: MVRMKKGTILSIKNRYLLLSALFLTTLIFGISVGVKNINFLHFFSLSELDKTILLRIRIPRILATFIVGAGLSVTGSVLQATLKNPLAESYTLGISGGASLGICVGVLMGKVLVIPFFAFIGALASVSIILTASIKKRFSNTSIILLGVALNFLFSSFVLFLLAVVKNDKFQSTMLWLIGDFSSFPTKILPLSFIIILCLSLYFVFSGKIYDILSLGDEKATSLGINVEKEKRTSFFLSCIIVGLCVSLSGLIGFVGLVSPHISRYFFGTPHKKNLPATFLIGATFLMSADTIARTLIKPIEIPVGVITGFFGGLFFLFMLLYRRERGI; encoded by the coding sequence ATGGTAAGAATGAAAAAAGGAACAATATTGTCAATTAAAAATAGATATCTTCTATTGTCAGCATTGTTTTTAACTACCCTAATTTTTGGAATAAGTGTTGGTGTCAAAAACATAAATTTTTTGCACTTCTTTTCTCTTTCAGAACTTGATAAAACAATTCTTCTACGTATCCGAATACCTCGAATTCTGGCAACTTTTATTGTAGGAGCAGGATTATCTGTTACCGGTTCAGTTTTACAAGCTACCTTAAAAAATCCGCTCGCAGAAAGTTATACACTCGGAATATCAGGGGGCGCTTCACTCGGAATATGTGTAGGAGTTCTTATGGGAAAGGTTCTGGTTATACCTTTTTTTGCCTTCATAGGAGCTTTAGCAAGCGTATCAATAATACTTACCGCCTCAATAAAAAAACGTTTTTCAAACACATCAATAATACTTTTAGGGGTGGCTCTCAACTTTCTATTTTCTTCTTTTGTCTTATTCCTTTTAGCAGTAGTAAAAAACGATAAGTTTCAATCCACAATGCTCTGGCTTATAGGTGATTTTTCTTCCTTCCCTACAAAAATTTTACCTTTATCTTTTATCATTATACTCTGCTTATCATTATACTTTGTTTTTTCGGGCAAAATTTATGATATTTTAAGTTTAGGAGACGAAAAAGCAACCTCTTTAGGGATAAACGTAGAAAAAGAGAAGAGGACATCTTTTTTCTTATCCTGTATTATAGTAGGGTTATGTGTTAGTTTATCTGGTTTAATTGGTTTTGTAGGGCTAGTCTCTCCCCATATATCAAGATATTTTTTTGGCACTCCGCACAAGAAAAACCTACCAGCAACTTTTTTAATAGGTGCAACTTTTCTTATGTCTGCAGATACAATTGCAAGAACTCTTATAAAACCGATAGAAATACCTGTTGGAGTAATAACAGGGTTTTTTGGAGGACTATTTTTTCTCTTTATGCTTTTATATAGACGAGAAAGAGGGATTTAA